A single genomic interval of Spirosoma linguale DSM 74 harbors:
- a CDS encoding hypothetical protein (KEGG: CH73-339D2.1; novel protein similar to H.sapiens PCLO,    piccolo (presynaptic cytomatrix protein) (PCLO)) — MEMSIHQPILRINKSTLTFTQTAVDKPCYLLLNVAQLHADSPVTIETDAPDHFLLATDDQPTYKPKLTFVPSPEGTYVHIRYRSPNLTSKQAILTVQAPYDTQTVTLEGRTVGLLAIVQKVVPVRNLPQLTSGTRQPVQPSRKGWIALAVLVVAIGLGYTGMKYKCQLFPSLCQPAPISKSATEQTPALPADSATADLTVDTPVPEKRPSVEKMTAQQPVKEAAESSSLKKSATQSNANKAPNRRKIEPAEPDQESELERELNGKPGTN; from the coding sequence ATGGAGATGTCTATTCACCAACCTATCCTACGGATCAATAAATCGACACTTACATTCACGCAGACAGCCGTCGATAAGCCCTGCTATTTGCTGCTCAATGTTGCGCAGCTGCACGCAGACTCTCCCGTAACAATCGAGACGGATGCTCCGGATCATTTTTTGTTGGCAACGGACGATCAGCCGACCTATAAGCCAAAACTTACCTTCGTGCCATCGCCCGAAGGCACGTATGTACACATACGTTACAGATCGCCGAATTTGACCTCCAAACAGGCAATATTGACCGTTCAGGCACCTTATGATACACAGACGGTCACGCTGGAAGGGCGGACGGTGGGCCTGCTGGCGATTGTGCAAAAAGTAGTGCCAGTCAGAAACTTACCCCAGCTGACAAGTGGTACCCGGCAGCCTGTTCAGCCTTCCCGAAAGGGCTGGATCGCTCTTGCCGTACTGGTGGTTGCCATTGGCCTGGGCTATACCGGTATGAAGTACAAATGCCAGCTTTTTCCCAGCTTATGTCAGCCCGCCCCGATCAGCAAATCAGCCACTGAGCAGACTCCCGCACTACCGGCTGACTCAGCAACAGCCGACCTGACTGTCGATACTCCTGTGCCCGAGAAACGTCCATCTGTTGAAAAAATGACTGCGCAACAGCCTGTGAAAGAGGCTGCAGAAAGTAGTTCGCTAAAAAAATCGGCCACCCAGTCGAATGCCAATAAAGCCCCCAATCGCCGGAAAATCGAACCTGCTGAACCTGATCAGGAGAGTGAACTGGAACGGGAACTGAACGGTAAACCCGGTACAAATTGA